The genomic segment GAAGATGACACGCCGGTTTGCCCGGACAGTCACGCTCCAGAAACCCTTGAAGTCGCCTTTGAGACGATGCAACCCGAAGCCGGGCAGGTTCATGTCCTCTGGCCGCCTGGCGCGGTTCAACACAAAGAGGATGTTTTCGAGTTTCTCGA from the Candidatus Methylomirabilis tolerans genome contains:
- a CDS encoding type II toxin-antitoxin system RelE/ParE family toxin; amino-acid sequence: EKLENILFVLNRARRPEDMNLPGFGLHRLKGDFKGFWSVTVRANRRVIFRFEEGDAHDVDLIDYH